A window of the Eulemur rufifrons isolate Redbay chromosome 6, OSU_ERuf_1, whole genome shotgun sequence genome harbors these coding sequences:
- the TNKS1BP1 gene encoding 182 kDa tankyrase-1-binding protein: protein MKVSTLRESTAMASPLPREMEEELVPAGSEPGDPPAKPPVKPKPRALPAKPALPAKPSLLVPVGPRPPRGPLAELPSARKMNMLAGPQPYGGSKRPLPFAPRPTTEAPAGGEATQETEKEELPPLTPPARCAAPGGVRKAPAPFRPASERFAATTVEEILAKMEQPRKEIPASPDRLWGSRLSFNHDGSSRYGPRSYGVATGPRDEDGRTLSRGWSQEGPAKSSTECQEEQHSKTPEERTPASDLAVNGDLAKPASSEPLAAVSKPQVPSSPGPASENGGSASPGLPTEASGPGPGSLCLHSPNDESSPCDSQLPEAQSPAASEASPCLPVTPASPSAALPDEGPCHTPSPGLPAEGAPEAPRPSSPPLEEASGPHSPEQPPASSPRPLIEGAELLGLARTFPSGEEGAFEGDAALLRPSSLAQRRFSEGVLRPPGQDQEKLGGSLAALPQTQGSQSALDRPFGTESNWSLSQSFEWTFPTRPSGLGVWRLDSPPPSPITEASEAAEAAESGNWAVSGREEGVSQQGQGTRSAPGGAGRPGSWVQGDDSGISPTQRGDGESQPQSPAVPLEVFPTPGGAPASPLLQAEERCEDREPLAGEESPLPVAAREAALPVLEPALGQQQPAPPDQPCVLFADAPGPGQALPVEEEAVTLAWAETTQPRTEAQDSYRASPEPAGPESSSHWLDDLLASPPPSAGSARRGAGSELKDAQSPSACSEGLLGWAQKDLQSEFGITADPHPSSFSPSSWCQGASQDYGLGGTSPRGDPGLGERDWASKYGQGVGEGSTREWASRCGIGQEEAEVSSGQDQSEASAPGGLPAQDRVVGKPAHLGTQRSQEVDVQDWEFRRRDSQGTYSSRDAELQDQEFGKRDSLGTYSSRDTSLRDWKFGKRDSLDAYAGQDEDEQGRESGKKDHVGRFSSQDAEEQGREFEKRDSSLGAYGSRGADAQDQEFGKSVWMRDFGSSGSSRTVGTQDRGFGMRALSSGFSPEEAQQQDEEFEKKTESGEDSLGEAGGDSGRPEERESGGLFSPSTAPLRDGALGHRDQSTWQGSDAFHEVGGLQERQQAGAQSPGDPHLEDGEMGKRGWAGEFSLGVAPRPEVAFSPRQQDWSGDVCVEAPERSYQFGIIGDDRVSGAGLSPSSKMGGGHFVPPGKATAGPMDWTDQLGLRNLEVSSCVGSGGSSDTRANALGQMGWSDNLGLGDVDLASRLESGRSEEPRGIGAGEKDWTSDVGVRSRDLATAGEVGHSQARGSGVGQTDWSGVEAQEFLTSRERGVGQADWTPDLGLRNMAPGAGCSLGEPRELGVGQMEWGDNLGLRNLEVPCDLESGGSREPRGCGVGQMDWAQDLGPRNVELFGGPSEARERGVGEVSECPDLGLGNSSSLSPGLEARDPMVARELGVGETSEPETQGKDSSLPSLETHPEDPRMETGEGPSFGASPGGCPARSPPSGSQGLLEEMLAASSSRTVAHRDSVTSGLRVQLEEEGAAAGADQGAPLEPGRDPLPSWRPQPDGEASRTEDVDGTWGPSGAGRGEQGPAPTPRRPSQGPLPSTPSQDFSFIEDTEILDSAMYRSRANLGRKRGHRAPAIRPGGTLGLSEAADSDARLFQDSTEPRASRVPSSDEEVAEEPQSRRTRMSLGTKGLKVNLFPGLSPSALKAKLRPRNRSAEEGEPVESKSSQKESAVQRSKSCKVPGLGKPLALPPKPEKSSGSEGSSPSWLQALKLKKKKV from the exons ATGAAAGTGTCTACTCTCAGGGAAAGCACGGCTATGGCTTCCCCACTGCCCcgggagatggaggaggagctGGTGCCTGCTGGCTCCGAGCCAG GTGACCCTCCGGCCAAACCCCCTGTCAAGCCCAAACCCCGGGCCCTGCCTGCcaagccagccctgcctgccaaACCCAGCCTGCTGGTGCCTGTTGGGCCTCGGCCTCCCCGGGGTCCTTTGGCTGAGTTGCCTTCTGCCAGGAAGATGAACATGTTAGCGGGACCCCAGCCTTATGGTGGCAGCAAGCGTCCCCTTCCTTTTGCACCAAGGCCTACAACCGAGGCCCCTGCTGGAGGAGAAGCCACCCAAGAGACTGAGAAAGAGGAGCTGCCCCCTTTGACACCCCCAGCCCGATGTGCTGCCCCGGGTGGTGTGCGGAAGGCCCCTGCCCCTTTCCGTCCAGCCTCAGAGCGCTTTGCAGCCACCACGGTGGAAGAGATCCTGGCCAAGATGGAACAGCCTCGAAAGGAGATCCCTGCCAGCCCTGACCGTCTCTGGGGCTCCCGTCTCTCGTTTAACCACGATGGCAGCTCACGATATGGCCCCAGGAGCTATGGTGTGGCCACAGGCCCCAGGGATGAAGATGGCAGGACCCTTTCCAGGGGATGGTCCCAGGAGGGGCCAGCAAAGTCTTCCACAGAGTGCCAGGAAGAgcagcacagcaagacccctGAGGAGAG GACCCCTGCTTCTGACCTGGCCGTCAATGGGGACCTGGCTAAGCCGGCCAGCTCTGAGCCGCTTGCTGCT GTTTCCAAGCCCCAGGTCCCCTCAAGTCCAGGCCCTGCCTCAGAGAACGGAGGCTCTGCCAGCCCAGGCCTCCCCACCGAAGCCTCAGGCCCCGGCCCGGGGTCCCTCTGTCTTCACTCGCCCAATGATGAGAGCTCTCCCTGCGACTCTCAGCTTCCTGAAGCCCAGAGTCCTGCAGCTTCCGAGgcttctccctgcctgcctgtgACTCCAGCGTCCCCAAGTGCAGCCCTGCCAGATGAGGGCCCCTGTCATACCCCTAGCCCGGGCCTCCCTGCGGAGGGAGCCCCAGAGGCCCCCAGACCCAGCAGCCCTCCCCTTGAGGAGGCCTCGGGGCCCCACAGCCCAGAGCAGCCCCCAGCCTCCTCACCCCGGCCCCTGATCGAGGGGGCTGAGCTGCTGGGTCTCGCTCGGACGTTTCcatctggggaggagggggcattcGAGGGTGACGCAGCCCTCCTCCGCCCCAGCAGCCTGGCTCAGCGCCGATTCTCCGAAGGCGTGCTCCGGCCACCTGGCCAGGACCAGGAGAAGCTGGGGGGCTCTCTGGCTGCCCTGCCCCAAACCCAGGGGAGCCAGTCGGCCCTGGATCGTCCCTTTGGGACAGAGTCTAACTGGAGCTTGTCACAGTCCTTTGAATGGACCTTTCCCACGCGGCCCTCGGGTCTGGGCGTGTGGCGGCTggactccccacccccctcccccatcaccgAGGCCAGTGAGGCAGCTGAGGCCGCTGAGTCTGGCAACTGGGCTGTGtctggcagggaggaaggagtgtCCCAGCAGGGGCAAGGGACCAGGTCAGCTCCAGGGGGTGCAGGAAGGCCTGGCTCCTGGGTGCAGGGGGATGATTCAGGCATCTCCCCAACCCAGAGGGGCGATGGGGAGAGTCAGCCTCAGTCCCCAGCTGTTCCCCTTGAGGTGTTCCCTACACCTGGGGGTGCACCTGCATCGCCCTTGCTGCAGGCAGAGGAGAGGTGTGAGGATCGGGAGCCCTTGGCTGGAGAGGAGTCCCCCCTCCCTGTGGCCGCCAGGGAAGCAGCCCTTCCCGTCCTGGAGCCggccctggggcagcagcagCCAGCACCCCCTGACCAGCCCTGTGTCCTCTTTGCTGAtgcccctggccctgggcaggcccTGCCTGTTGAGGAGGAGGCCGTGACCCTAGCCTGGGCTGAGACCACCCAACCCAGGACAGAAGCTCAAGACTCCTATAGGGCGTCTCCCGAGCCTGCGGGCCCAGAAAGCAGCTCTCACTGGCTGGATGACCTCCTGGCTTCGCCACCGCCCAGCGCTGGCAGCGCAAGGCGGGGAGCTGGATCCGAGCTGAAGGACGCACAGTCCCCCAGTGCCTGCTCCGAG GGACTCCTTGGCTGGGCCCAGAAAGATCTGCAGAGTGAATTTGGGATCACAGCAGACCCACATCCCAGCAGTTTCAGTCCTTCCAGCTGGTGCCAAGGTGCTTCTCAGGACTATGGCCTTGGGGGCACAAGCCCTAGAGGAGACCCAGGCCTTGGAGAGAGGGACTGGGCCAGCAAGTATGGGCaaggagtgggggaagggagcaCCAGGGAGTGGGCCAGCAGGTGTGGCATTggccaggaggaggctgaggtCAGCAGTGGCCAAGACCAGAGTGAAGCGTCTGCCCCTGGGGGGCTCCCAGCCCAGGACCGGGTTGTTGGAAAGCCAGCCCACCTTGGCACTCAGCGGAGCCAGGAGGTAGACGTTCAGGACTGGGAGTTCAGAAGGAGGGATTCCCAGGGCACTTACTCCAGCCGGGATGCGGAACTCCAGGACCAGGAATTCGGGAAGAGAGACTCGCTGGGCACTTACAGCAGTCGAGATACAAGCCTTCGGGACTGGAAGTTTGGGAAAAGAGATTCTCTGGATGCTTACGCCGGCCAGGATGAGGATGAGCAGGGCCGGGAGTCAGGGAAGAAGGACCACGTGGGCAGGTTCAGCAGCCAGGATGCCGAGGAGCAGGGCCGGGAGTTTGAAAAGAGAGATTCTTCACTTGGTGCCTACGGCAGCCGGGGTGCAGACGCTCAGGACCAGGAGTTTGGGAAGAGTGTTTGGATGAGGGACTTCGGTAGCAGTGGCAGCTCCAGGACCGTCGGCACCCAGGACAGAGGCTTCGGAATGAGGGCCCTGAGCTCTGGGTTCAGCCCCGAGGAAGCCCAGCAGCAAGATGAGGAATTTGAGAAGAAGACTGAGAGTGGTGAGGACAGCCTTGGCGAGGCCGGTGGGGACTCAGGCCGGCCGGAAGAGAGAGAATCCGGGGGCTTGTTCAGTCCCAGTACCGCCCCGTTGCGGGATGGGGCACTTGGGCACAGAGACCAGAGCACCTGGCAAGGCAGCGACGCCTTCCACGAGGTGGGAGGGCTGCAGGAGAGACAGCAGGCGGGGGCTCAGAGCCCTGGCGATCCCCACCTGGAAGATGGGGAGATGGGGAAGCGAGGCTGGGCTGGTGAGTTCAGCCTCGGTGTTGCCCCCCGGCCAGAGGTGGCATTTAGCCCACGGCAGCAAGACTGGAGCGGGGACGTCTGTGTTGAGGCCCCCGAGAGGAGCTATCAGTTTGGCATCATTGGCGACGACAGAGTGAGTGGTGCTGGCCTGAGCCCTTCCAGCAAGATGGGAGGTGGTCACTTTGTGCCTCCTGGGAAGGCCACGGCCGGGCCCATGGACTGGACTGATCAGCTGGGTCTCAGGAACTTGGAAGTGTCCAGCTGTGTGGGTTCTGGGGGCTCGAGTGACACCAGGGCGAATGCCTTGGGACAGATGGGCTGGTCAGACAACCTGGGCTTGGGAGACGTGGACCTGGCCAGCCGTTTGGAAAGTGGAAGGTCCGAAGAGCCCAGGGGGATTGGAGCTGGGGAGAAGGACTGGACTTCTGATGTCGGGGTGAGGAGCAGAGATTTGGCTACGGCGGGGGAGGTGGGCCACAGCCAGGCCAGAGGGAGTGGCGTGGGGCAGACCGACTGGTCAGGGGTGGAGGCCCAAGAGTTTCTTACATCAAGAGAGCGTGGAGTTGGCCAGGCAGACTGGACCCCTGACCTGGGGCTGAGAAACATGGCCCCTGGGGCAGGCTGCAGCCTCGGAGAGCCCAGAGAGCTGGGGGTGGGCCAGATGGAGTGGGGTGACAACCTGGGCCTGAGGAATTTGGAGGTGCCCTGTGACCTGGAGTCTGGAGGTTCCCGGGAGCCACGGGGATGTGGAGTGGGGCAGATGGACTGGGCCCAGGACTTGGGGCCCCGGAATGTGGAGCTTTTTGGGGGCCCAAGTGAAGCCAGGGAGCGTGGGGTGGGAGAGGTCAGCGAGTGCCCAGATCTTGGCCTGGGGAACAGCAGCAGCTTGTCCCCTGGCCTGGAGGCCAGAGACCCCATGGTGGCCAGGGAGCTGGGGGTCGGCGAGACGAGTGAGCCAGAGACCCAGGGCAAGGACAGCTCCTTGCCTTCCTTGGAGACTCACCCCGAAGACCCCAGAATGGAGACAGGAGAAGGCCCCAGCTTTGGAGCCAG CCCCGGCGGGTGCCCAGCCCGCTCCCCGCCCTCTGGCTCCCAGGGCCTGCTGGAGGAGATGCTGGCCGCCAGCAGCTCCCGGACGGTGGCCCATAGGGACTCGGTGACCTCGGGCCTCAGGGTCCAGTTGGAGGAGGAAGGAGCCGCAGCAGGTGCTGACCAAGGGGCGCCTCTGGAGCCTGGCAGGGaccctctgccctcctggaggCCCCAGCCTGATGGTGAAGCCAGCCGGACAGAAGATGTGGACGGCACCTGGGGTCCTTCAGGGGCAGGGCGGGGTGAGCAGGGGCCGGCCCCGACCCCTCGGCGCCCCTCCCAAGgccctctccccagcacccccagtcAGGACTTCTCCTTCATTGAG GACACTGAGATCCTCGACAGTGCCATGTACCGCAGCCGTGCTAACCTGGGGCGCAAGCGTGGGCACCGAGCCCCCGCCATCCGGCCCGGAGGTACCCTGGGCCTGTCGGAGGCAGCAGATTCGGACGCACGCCTGTTCCAGGACTCCACGG AGCCACGGGCTTCTCGGGTGCCGTCTTCGGACGAAGAGGTAGCGGAGGAACCTCAGAGCCGCCGGACGCGGATGTCCTTGGGCACCAAGGGCCTGAAAGTCAACCTCTTTCCTGGCCTGAGCCCGTCTGCCCTGAAG GCCAAGCTGCGCCCCCGGAACCGCTCGGCTGAGGAAGGGGAGCCGGTGGAGAGCAAGTCCAGCCAGAAAGAGTCCGCAGTCCAGCGCTCCAAGTCCTGCAAGGTCCCGGGGCTGGGGAAGCCCCTCGCGTTACCTCCCAAGCCAGAGAAGTCCTCAGG GTCAGAGGGATCGTCACCTAGTTGGCTGCAGGCCCTGAAGCTAAAGAAGAAGAAGGTCTGA
- the SSRP1 gene encoding FACT complex subunit SSRP1, whose product MAETLEFNDVYQEVKGSMNDGRLRLSRQGIIFKNSKTGKVDNIQAGELTEGIWRRVALGHGLKLLTKNGHVYKYDGFRESEFEKLSDFFKTHYCLELMEKDLCVKGWNWGTVKFGGQLLSFDIGDQPVFEIPLSNVSQCTTGKNEVTLEFHQNDDAEVSLMEVRFYVPPTQEDGVDPVEAFAQNVLSKADVIQATGDAICIFRELQCLTPRGRYDIRIYPTFLHLHGKTFDYKIPYTTVLRLFLLPHKDQRQMFFVISLDPPIKQGQTRYHFLILLFSKDEDISLTLNMNEEEVEKRFEGRLTKNMSGSLYEMVSRVMKALVNRKITVPGNFQGHSGAQCITCSYKASSGLLYPLERGFIYVHKPPVHIRFDEISFVNFARGTTTTRSFDFEIETKQGTQYTFSSIEREEYGKLFDFVNAKKLNIKNRGLKEGMNPSYDEYADSDEDQHDAYLERMKEEGKIREENANDSSDDSGEETDESFNPGEEEEDVAEEFDSNASASSSSNEGDSDRDEKKRKQLKKAKMAKDRKSRKKPMEVKKGKDPNAPKRPMSAYMLWLNASREKIKSDHPGISITDLSKKAGEIWKGMSKEKKEEWDRKAEDARREYEKAMKEYEGGRGESSKRDKSKKKKKVKVKMEKKSTPSRGSSSKSSSSSRQLSESFKSKEFVSSDESSSGENKSKKKRRRSEDSEEEELASTPPSSEDSASGSDE is encoded by the exons ATGGCAGAGACACTGGAGTTCAACGACGTCTATCAGGAGGTGAAAGGCTCCATG AATGATGGTCGGCTGAGGTTGAGCCGCCAGGGCATCATCTTCAAGAATAGCAAGACGGGCAAAGTGGACAACATCCAGGCTGGGGAGTTAACAGAAGGCATCTGGCGCCGTGTAGCTCTGGGTCATGGACTTAAACTACTCACAAAGAATGGCCATGTCTACAAGTATGATGGCTTTCGAGAATCG GAGTTTGAGAAACTCTCTGATTTCTTCAAAACTCACTATTGCCTTGAGCTAATGGAGAAGGACTTATGTGTGAAGGGCTGGAACTGGGGGACAGTGAAGTTTGGTG GGCAGCTGCTTTCCTTTGACATTGGTGACCAGCCGGTCTTTGAGATACCCCTCAGCAACGTGTCCCAGTGCACTACAGGCAAGAATGAGGTGACATTGGAATTCCACCAGAACGATGATGCAGAGGTGTCTCTCATGGAGGTGCGCTTCTACGTCCCTCCTACACAAGAGGATGGTGTGGACCCTGTTGAG GCCTTTGCCCAGAACGTGTTGTCAAAGGCGGACGTAATCCAAGCCACCGGAGATGCCATCTGCATCTTCCGGGAGCTGCAGTGTCTGACTCCCCGTGGTCGTTATGACATTCGGATCTACCCCACCTTTCTGCACCTGCACGGCAAGACCTTTGACTACAAGATCCCCTATACCACGGTACTGCGTCTCTTTTTGCTGCCTCACAAGGACCAGCGCCAGATGTTCTTTGTG ATCAGCCTGGATCCCCCCATCAAGCAGGGCCAAACCCGTTACCACTTCCTGATCCTCCTCTTCTCCAAGGACGAGGACATCTCCTTGACTCTGAACATGAACGA GGAAGAGGTGGAGAAGCGCTTTGAGGGGCGGCTCACCAAGAACATGTCAGGATCCCTCTACGAGATGGTCAGCCGGGTCATGAAAGCACTGGTGAACCGCAAGATCACAGTGCCAGGCAACTTCCAAGG GCACTCAGGGGCCCAGTGCATCACCTGTTCCTACAAGGCCAGCTCAGGACTGCTGTACCCGCTGGAGCGGGGCTTCATCTATGTCCACAAGCCTCCCGTGCACATCCGCTTCGATGAGATCTCCTTTGTCAACTTTGCCCGTGGCACCACCACCACTCGCTCCTTTGACTTTGAAATTGAGACCAAACAGGGCACTCAGTATACCTTCAGCAGCATTGAGAG GGAGGAGTATGGAAAGCTGTTTGATTTTGTCAACGCAAAAAAGCTCAACATTAAAAACCGAGGATTGAAAGAG GGCATGAACCCCAGCTACGACGAGTATGCCGACTCTGATGAAGACCAGCATGATGCCTACTTGGAGAGAATGAAGGAGGAGGGCAAGATCCGGGAGGAGAATGCCAACGACAGCAGCGATGACTCAGGAGAAGAAACTG ATGAGTCATTCAACCCaggtgaagaggaagaagatgtgGCAGAGGA GTTTGATAGCAATGCCTCAGCCAGCTCCTCCAGTAATGAGGGTGACAGTGACCGGGATGAGAAGAAGCGGAAACAGCTCAAAAAGGCCAAGATGGCCAAGGATCGCAAGAGCCGCAAGAAGCCTATGGAG GTGAAGAAAGGCAAAGACCCCAATGCCCCCAAGAGGCCCATGTCTGCCTACATGCTGTGGCTCAATGCCAGTCGAGAGAAGATCAAGTCAGACCACCCTGGCATCAGTATCACAGATCTTTCCAAGAAGGCAGGCGAGATCTGGAAAGGAATgtccaaagagaagaaagag GAGTGGGATCGCAAGGCTGAGGATGCCAGGAGGGAATATGAAAAAGCCATGAAAGAATATGAAGGGGGCCGAGGCGAGTCTTCCAAGAG GGACAAgtcaaagaagaagaagaaagtaaaggTAAAGATGGAGAAGAAATCAACGCCCTCTAGGGGCTCCTCATCCAAGTCATCCTCGTCGTCAAGGCAGCTAAGTGAGAGCTTCAAGAGCAAAGAATTTGTGTCTAGTGATGAGAGCTCTTCAGGAGAGAACAAGAGCAAAAAGAAGAGAAGGCGGAGTGAG GACTCCGAAGAAGAGGAACTAGCCAGTACTCCCCCCAGCTCAGAAGACTCAGCATCCGGATCCGATGAGTAG